The genomic region AGATTATGCTGCCATTTTGAGTCCAAGAATCCCCACTTGTCATGTAaattggagagcaatccacattcaacATCAACAAGAGAAAATCAAGTGGTCAAAGGTGCAATCACTTTGGCTCTATCCATGGAGCATTGAAGGCATAAGACTTTGATTTGTATTtgactaagagggggagtgaatcaaacTTTAACAAATTTTAACACTTTACAACTTAATTCAAATTCAACTTTAAACTTTAATCTAATCACCAAAAAAGAAAGATAAGCAATGAACAAACATACACATGAGAAcattagatttacatggaaaacccaagaaggggaaAACCACGATGAGAGTTAACTCGCACTATATAAACAATATTACAATTTGTTGAAGGGTTCTCTGCCCAAagtgttgaatggttgaatggactagaacactgagagggggttgaatcagtattcccacacttATAAAACTTTTACTAATATATTAATCGCATCAACATAAAATAGTAAATGTAGaataaacaaataacacaaccacaaatcgaacaccaaatttttatacatggaaaacccaaatgggaaaaaccacagagagggttaactctcaagataatataactagttatatggtgtttacaaaaagggtgGCGCATTGCCAGATGGCTCACTGACAAGATACAAAGTGGCTCATTGCtgaaatgctcactgcaatagaaaatAAATGAATCGAGGAAAATTGAATCTCCTAATACATGAGGTCAGTTTCAAGATAAGCCCAAGTATCATCTCATAGAAAGTCACAATAGATCTAGTAAGGGATCTCTTCAACCTATCCACAACTGCCTGCAATAGATCCGGAAAGGGACTATTGCAACACTATGACTACACTTTGCTAATCCAACTACTTGCAGCCAATCcggtaaaggattactgcaacactatctATACTTTGACTCTTCTTCACACACCTTCACTTATATATCATATTCCGCTGCTCACACAGTATGTTGCTCTCTTACTGCAATTGCTCTTCTGTCCACAACTTTGTCACTCACACACTTATTACTCTACCACACAACACACACATACATACTCTACTGTTCCACACACTCCACATCCACACatcttcatatatatttatatatatatataaatggtaAGCACATACACTGAGATGATATGTCGGCCAAGCACAAATGATTTACACAATGATGCATTGCTTGAATCAACATGTTATCCAAAATATGCCTTGACcaaaaatagggtaaccaagtCGACCTTCACTGATCCTCTACACACTTCCTTCACACACTTCATTAACCAAAACATATGCCTTAATTATCAGGACAAAACATGGGTCTTCTGGATCTATAAACATAAACCCATAAGCGCAAATTCAAAGAACAACAACTTCCAACTTCAAGATACAAATGCCATAGATTCTGGAACATAGAACCATAAACCATAATGCAATATAACCATTCAGATAGAAATACAACTAATACAAATGATACTAAAATAGGATACAAACCATAATAAGCAAAACACAAGATTCCAAAGAAAACTCTAGTAGATCATACATACTTTActgcttcatatcacatacatacgTATCTCCCATTGTTGCTCAACATGCCACATTCGATCCTAATCAGATTACCGGGTTCGaaatcaatgacaatattcacacaaatctaacacaaAGAAGCTCGCTGCTCCCAAAAGGACTTACAAATTAAGGATCACTTCCCcatggcaagatacaaaggacttgctagGGAGATTCACTATCTCCAAGGAAGATACATGAGTATTTGAGTTACAACGAATAAGCCTTTAGCAACACTACATGCAACAATCTCCTTTAGATGTAGTTGCTTTTGACTTATTGTCTTAAGCAACCATTAGACAATTTAGCTCTAATACTTTCACCACACACACTCATAGCTTCACATTTGCATTATCCTCATTCCATTTTTAATCCACACACATTGTAATTGACTTGATCTTCCTTATATACCATCCACACCATCTTAAAACATCAATCAGGTTGGCTAGAATAGGGGACAAGAAGTGATCCCACAAGGTTGGCCACAGAACACAATAGTAGTGAAAGCAATCCtgtccaagagatagagaggacctaaacaACTTAACACATCATCCAATGTAGCCCCAAACATCACATATGTTGGCGCACATCCTCCAAGGTTAGCAACGAGGTAATGTGTAGGAAAAATGTGTAGCATATAATCATTCAGTCTACAAACTCTTACTCCAAATAAATTCTCACAAAAAGGATCCCCACAAGCCATAGTAGGACCCAAACACAACTTAACACATCTTCCAATGTTGGAAGAGATCCCTAAAGATGCACATAATAAAGAGTATAAGCCATGTTGGCTAGATAGTTACCAATTACTTTGAAAACCAACACCAGACCAAATGAAACACCAAACAAACCATCCAACATCATACAGATCAGATAGAGCCATTCCATGAACCCTCAACAACATCCTCATATACTTCTTCCATATCATCTAGCCAAAACTAGCTAGCAAAAATTCTTCATTGCCAAAATGCCAGGCAACACAATCATGAAATAAACATTGATAGACACACAAAAAAATTTATCACTCGAAATCTGAACTAAGACATCACAAGGAAATTATAAGCATACCCTCCTAGTCGTAGCAACAAAAAATTCAATGTGAAGCATTATATGAACTAGTCATAACTAGTCAACACACTGCCAACATAATGCCTTCACAAAAAACATTAGTTGCAATACCAAAGACTTGAAAAGATAGGAGTGCAACGTCCATAGAGTATAGACATTATATCTAAAGCTACAAGACCACATTAGCAAATACAGAGGAATGTAAAGCATTTTTGCAGATTAACATCAACACAACTCTTCTGCAATTTCACCCTTAATCAAATTCTGGACATCAAAACAACATTTTCTTCACTCAAGAGTAACAAAGGAGATATTACAATAGATTGTAGTATGCACAAGATTATCTGGAAAACATCACTTCGttatcatgcttctaatcctcgtCTTAATATTATCATGATATCGATTCAACAATTAATCATGAGCATAATCATCATCACTATTTTCcaacatatcaacaacatcaccacCACATATAGAGTGTAGACATCAATACCAAGAAGGTGCATATCCACAACAAGGAACCTCTTCATCAATGATCATAGACTATAATACAACAACACCATTCTTCAACAACATTGACTATCATCATTAAGGGGTTAACACTAATGGACAACAACACAACTGTACTAACAACAATCTCCAATGTCTTCCTCCATAACCTCTCTACATTTTGACAATCGCAATACTGAGTATGACATGACATAATCTAACAATATTGGAGTCGTCAACACACAAgttgagggttgacatcaatgataacactcgACAACACCCAAAAGGTTGGAAATTGATTCAAAAAGCATCAAAGGGATCCATCTAACCAATTGAACTCAACCCCAATAATAATTGCTTTGcaaaacttctccaagaatgttggAGTTCTTCCTAACTAGCTAGTTAGCCTAGAAGACTTTGAAACTAGCTAAATGTGCATGAATTAGCTAAGCacataaaaggggacattacaaatcttAATAGGGCGTTTCAACTAAGCATTACCACAATTCAAAACTCCGACAAGAGTATCAAATCATTGTAAGAGAATATTAGTTCATGCTTGTCTCACGAGAGTGCTAATCCTAGTTTAGAACTAGAAGCAAAAAGTCTTAAGTGAACAATAATCAGGAATACGAGGATGTGAATTTTATGGATAAACATCTTGAGTTCCTCAAAGAGGAGTAAGAAGTGACTCTGATTCCaactttaatatttttcttttggtGATGGGTGGGTTGTTTGGCGTTGGTTTCAGTTTGCCTCATGGCTATTGTTAATATGGTCTCtctattttgtcttgttgtttcttTGGTGTcgtctaattaattttatttttctatccTAAGATAAGATCCctttcaaaatcatcatttttacccttaataaaaatgataaagatgaaaaagaaacaAGGCATAAAAGTATACAAATGACTttccctctccttatctctccgCTCCTTATTACTCCTTGTCCCTCCACTCCTCActtctctccttatcactccactcACTCCACTCGTCTCTCCTTATGACTTGCTCCTACTCACCTTCACTCTATTTTTCCACCTCATCACTCTTTCCACAATCGAATCCACCGCTACATCTTGATCGACCTTCGCGGCAAGTGCATGGGGGACCTATCTGTAACTCCGATGTGTTGACCAGTTTGTGCAATACTGACCGCCATCATGCCAACCGTATGTCCATCGCTTGCCAACTGAATTGACCTCACTCTCATCCGGGCTACGCCATGAGCCCTATGCGAGAAAGTTCATCAACGTGGCCCAAACATCAACGTCCATTGTTTGGCGAGTCTTCCAATTCGCACGAGCGTCACTACACTATCCTTACCTGCATCACAAATTATCACCTGGGTGAGATTCAAACATGTATCTCAACATAAACATTGCTTGCAACTCACCATTGCACTCTGGGTTCAACCCCAAATTTCCTTAATAGATTTTTGAATTACATTAACAAACATTTCAATTTTCTATAAGATGAAGGTTCTCCAAAATTTGAATTACATTAAAATTTAGCTTGAAAAAAAAACTCCTATTCTCATATACGTatgtaagtatatatatgtatatgtatgtgtatgtgcatgtgtatatatatatgtgaacatacacatgcatgcatacatacatacatttatatttatatttaaaaaaaatatatttaaaaagagTAAGAAGAAGGTTTAGAAAGTAAAGTGATGAATAGAATGTTGAGGGTTTGCACTACCATGATGAAGAATGCTTCATACACTTGGTCGTCATGCACATGTCCATCATTCCATAGCAATACATCGATCACATTGAAAACTGCTTCCTTCCCCACACACTTGGGCACCAAAATAATTCGCCATTGATTTATTTTTTGAACTTCGCGAACCCCTATTTCATCTCACCTAGAATACTTTCAGATACCCAACCTTCACATATAATTTATACACctcataataataaaatatttttttattttaattaattattttttaaagattattctttaaaagaTCATGATATTATAAATACTTAAATTAAGATTATGGTTTTATGAAGGGGCTTCCTAAAATATTTTGGTGAGTAAGAATTTCTATGATTTATTTTTAAATCGTTTGGTAACAGTATTTTGCACTAATTTTTAAATAACATAATAGAGAATTTAAAATGCCACGGGGATCTTGCGGTAAATGCAGTCGTGCACGGGACTGGCTCTAAGATCTATTTAATATCCCACTCGGTATGTATGGATGAGAAGCTGTTGGGCTTCTTGGAAAGCTTTTCTCCACTGCTACAATGGCGGCTTCACTCTCTTTGGCTGCCTCGTCCCTGTCAAACCTCCATTCACCAAAAATTTCAACCGCATTCGTTTCCACAGCTAAATTCCTCAGTGTTGGAACGTCATCACGTTCCGGGTTCGATTTCCCCATTCTCAAGAAATCAATGGTTGTCCTTTGCAGCGGAAACAACAATAACACTCCTTCTGTGCCTGCAGCAGACCGATTGATTGCAGCAGTTGGGTATTTTCTCCCCTTCTTCGACGGAGTTCAATACGGCCGCTTTTTCTTGACGGAATTTCCTTCGGCACAGCTGCTGCTCGAACCCCTTTTACCGGCCATAAGAGCATACCGGAGTTTTCCCTTTGCAAGCATTCTGGTATTTTTCGTCTTCTACTTTTCTGTCGTAAGAAACCCCAATTTAAGTCGTTATGTGAGGTTTAATGTTATGCAAGCAATTGTGCTTGATGTTATCCTCATTTTTCCTGAATTGGTGGACCGGAGCTTTGGGTTTGATGGAGGGCTTGGCCTAAGCCTGTTGATTAGTTTTGATAATACTGTCTTCCTTTTCCTGCTAACTTGCCTTGTCTATGGTTCGAGTTCTTGCCTTCTGGGTCAGGCTCCTAGATTGCCCCTCGTTGCAGATGCAGCAGATTCACAGGTGCTCTGAAAATATATCGTAAGTGGGTTTTTCATAATTTTGCCCCTAAACGGATTTATGCATTATATTGAATGAATATGTATATCAGTTGCGGTTTTGGACATATTCTTGTTGTTCTTAAATTGTACTAAATAAAACCTAGCTTTCTGCATTCTTTGGAAATTCAGTTATATGAAATGGGTGTTTTTTGGAAATATTAAAACCTTGCAATGTTTGAACACTAATTCTCTGTGCAATACAATGTCTTTATCTATATATCTCTCAATCTCCCCTACTACCATTGTCTCCCTCGTTCACTCTCCTTCTGTCTCTCCCACCCTTTTATATTTTTCTCGAACCCTCACATTTTTTCTCTCCTTATCACTCCCTTTTTTTATACCTCTCTGCTCCTCTCTCTCCATTTTAATATTAAGATGTCATTTAAagagatttaaatttgaatttctatCCTCTTACTATATATATATCTATCAATCTCTAGTTATCTATCCCTCTTTCTCTCatcatctatatctctctatctccccctcttctctccctcacCCTTTTCATCTCTTTGTATCTTCCTCTCTAGCTCAACTCTATCTCCCTatttctctatcttcctctctccctctacctctttctatctctctatctatttatctccatcttcctctccccctctactttcatctctatctctatcttcctttCTCCTCCTATATCTCTAGACATGCCTCATTATCGATCTCTCTCTACCGCTATAACTCTCCCTATATCACTTCCTATTTCTATATTTATTTTGCCATCTCTTCCTCTCTTTacctctatatatttatctattcATCTAGATCTTTCTCTCATCTCACTTtttgtctctccctctccttctcttcatatctctctccatctccatctccatctcattgccccctctctctctccttcactctcttcCCCATTCTGTAtgtccctctttctatccctatataaTAATATATCTCTCTCTCCTTGCTGTTGTCTCCCTAATGGTAATGGAACCTAATTATCTTCcttatttagaggttttgttttagTCACATTTGAGTCCATGTAAGTGGACAAATAGTTGATTCGAATTTATCACTTCTCTATTCAAACCGTTATCGCACAAACAATATTATTTTCTAAATGACCTAAACTTGACCTAATGTGATGGATAAATGTATGCAAAAATAATAGAATATACAATTAGCCTAACCAGCCTTCCACATctattcggcgtacccattgcacaccaaggtgcaattgctagtgaATATGTATATCAGTTACGGTTTTGGAGATATTCTTGTTGTTCTTAAATTGTACTAAATAAAAACTAGCTTTCTGGACTCTTTGGAAATTCAGTTATATCATATATGAAATAATTATTTTTTGGAAATTCTTAAAACCTTGCAATGTTTGAACACTAATTCTCTGTGCAATACAAGTGAAGTTAGTCAGCCATTCTTTATATTCTTGTGTTGTATCAATGAGCTGAACCTAATTGTACTGGATGGGTATTGCCGTTCATTTGTTTGTAGCCAATTCTTTTTACCCTGCACATCAATAATACATTAAGTGTTGATGGTTTTACCTTTGTTGTGGGTGATTTGATTTGGTATTAATGGTAAGGTATCCTATCCTGCATTTAGCTTTACTATTCCTATGGTCGCATTAAAAATACTCACAAGCTTACATTGCCTTGGTGTCTGGTTATGTTGTATTGACTTGTTCTGCCATGGATTTTTATTATTCTGCCAGCTTTTCTGGGGTGTCATCTGTTCGGTAGTTCTAGAGTAGTTAGCCTGTAATTATTTTGGACTTTTAAGGTGTTTTATGAAGTTTGAGCCCCTGGGTTGTACTCTCTCTGCTTTTGGAAATTCTCAATTGTGATCAATGAAACTTGAATAACCCTTAAACATAACAATACATTGAAGCCAGGTGCTATGCATGCAAGCAGAGGCAGCAGCCTAAAATATTTTGAAAGCTTAGGTTATTGTGATCCAACTTACATTTTCTTTTGACTGTGGTTGCTTACTTTCGACAGTAACTCTGATAATAAGAATTGGGATTGGTTTATCTGGTGCGATTATGATGATGTAATTTTCAGATCTTCTTCAAGATGAAACAATGATTTAAATTTTGCCATAATGTTTTGCCTTTCATTTTAGTACTAAGATTTACAGCATAAGGTTATGTCCATTGGGATTACcatgatgatttattatttattattattatttttaaaatatgaatATTTTCTATTAAACTTTATATCAATAAAAAAGTAAATATTGCAATATTCAAAAAAGAAAAGAAGGGGTGGTATATGGCACATTGAAAGTCTACCAAAAAGATCATAACAAAGGGGTCAAGTCCAAAAACATAATTAAGTAGTTGTGGCTATGCTCGGCGAAGGAGGAGGGTCTTAATCGAAAGGCTTCCCCCAAACATCACCGAGGGTGGTATCATCAACTGGCTCTCAACCACTGAGAGCGATAGCATCTTCTTCATGGTCCTTGAGAGGCTGTTGAGTGTGAACTGTAGAGATGGCGAGCAACACATGGAGGAACTTGCCGGTGTCTAGCCAGCTAGAGCCCTGCCTTGGAGATGGCAGATGGGAAAGGTTAAGACCATCCTCCACAGGCAGCAGAGTCCTTGGGATTTTGAGGCATAGGACTAGGGGAGTGAGAACCACCATCTCCACAGCTATCCCAATCCGCTGAGACAAGGGATTGCATCCATGCTGACACCCTCAAGGGGAGTTAGAGTTAGGAGGAAACTGGGCAACAACGTAAGGGGCATTAACCTAGTGGTCCACCAACTCTTGGAGATTCACAACTTCAAGTAAAACCTTGTTGGCTTGCATCTAAATTTGCATGAGGACATTAGAACAAATGATTGCTTTAGTATACAAAGAAAAATGTTTATCAGCACCATAGTGAGGAAAAAGAGTAGCATTCCTATCTTTTTAAATGCTGAAGAGAATTTCCACCCTAAAAGCATGCCAAATTTGGGTATACTTGTGTGAGAGACAAGGCCAGTCTCCAAGAAAAACCACGCGCCATGAGGAAGGGGCAAGCTTGAAGGGCTTGAAGAAGTCATAGATCTAATACCAAGCTTCTTGAGCCTAGGTACAGAACCAAAAGAGATGCTTAAGGGACTCAGGTTGACCACAGAAAGGACAATTAGGATTGGTAATGCCCATGTGAGTAAGGTGAGTCCCCAAAGGAAGGACTTGGTACAATAGGCACTAGGCAAAGTGAGTCAACTTGGGCTCCAATGCCACCAACCATATGCCTTGAAATCTTTTTTTCCACATCCCTTTACAGGATTGCAGTTGCTAGTGAAGATTGAGTTGATCCACCATGTGCAAATATGGAGACAGCCAAGAATAACTTTAAGAGGGCTTGTTATTCTGAAAGGGAGTTTTGAGATACCACTTCTAGTCCTTCCACCAAGGTTTGAGGCAGCACACTCCAATTTTGTGATGCATTTGAGGAGGGATAGCATCAATAACTGCCTCATAAGTTTCGGGTAAGTTTTGTGGTGTTGATTAGAGAGCCTATATTTCAACTTGACAGCAGGCCAGGGAAGAAAATCCTTGGTGGCCTGATGATTGAAATCTGGTACAATTCTAGCTCCTCGTTTGAAAAACTTCCAAGGCATGTATTCAAGGTAGAAGAGCCAACAACTTCCCTTGAGAATTGAGAAGTGGGGTCTGCCAAATGCAGCATTAGTTAATGGATAAACTATTATGAAAATCATCTTCAGCCCAACAAAGCCAGGGTTCAATGGCTTCCCAAGCTTTCCAAATACTTCTGATAACAAAAGTGCCTTGAATAGAAACAGCTTTTCTCATGGTGAGAAGAATGCTTAAGTCTAGGCCTTTCTAGGCTGGATGGCCTTGAGGAGTGCCCTTGTTAATGCAGTGACGAACAAGAATCTTCCAAGCTTCATTGGTGTTAAGGGCTCTAATGGTCCATTTAGCACACAAGGCAATGCCTTGATGACAAATGGAAATTAATCTCAAGCCTTTGGCCTCACGAGGGAGGCAACAAAATTCCCAAACCACATGATGGAAGCTGTGATGCCCATCACTGGAAGCCCTGAGAAAATCTTCTCAACCTTCCAGTAAGAAGCCTTGAAGGGGCCCAACATGAGTAGTAAATATTAGTGGCCACCAAAATTTCAGAGCAAATTTGGAATTTTCCAGCCAGTGAAAGAGGCCTGGTAGTACAATATTGCAACTTCTTCTCAATTCTTTCAATAATTGCTTGCCAAAGCTTTGAAGGAATGCCGTGGAATTGGCTTGGGATGAAAAGATTGTCTATAACATAAAGTCTTCTGCCATTGAATGTTGGAACTGAAAGCTTGACAAAAAACCCGTAGACATTGAAGAGCCTGATTGATGTTATCTTCTTCCTCACAAAGAGTGAGAAAAGAGTCATCAGCAAAATGGCTATTCACAAGCTGTTGAGAACAATTAGGAAGATAAATCCCCTTGACATAGGATTGAGAAACAGCATGAGCGAGTAAGTATCCAAAACCTTCAGCAGCCAAAACATAGAGAGCTAGGGCAAGAGGACAACCTTCTCTAATTGACTGAAAGAGTACAAAAGAGGTGGATTGTTGGCCTGAGATGGTAATGCAAGCAGAAGCATCTGTGAAAAGCATTTAAACCATTTGAATGAATCGAAGGCAAAAGTGAAAAGCATTTAAACCATTTGAATGAATTGAAGGCCAAAGCCAAGAGCCTAAAGCATAGCCAATGTGAAGGGCCAAAGCCAAGAGAATGAATTGAACGAAGCTTGAGAGCCAGTGCTTTGGCTATTATCTTAGCTATAACCTATCTTGCTTATGTATGCTGCCTCAGGGTTACTCTGTCGTATTTTCCATGTTTGCAAAGACGAAGGTGGTTAATGGACCTACCAATGGTTTTAGTTTTTTGATTGGAAAGATTTGCAGTTTTTTTGGGGAGTTCTTGTTGAGAGTTTGCATAGGTTATATTCTTTAGGATTTTCCTTATTTAATTTCCACAAGGTGGTTAATTCATGGATTATAGTCTCTTTTTGAGGAAACAAGCACTTCATTAAGCTATTGGATGCAATGCAGCAAAAATGGGGAATAACTCAAGATAAATGTTGAGTTATTGGGACTTGGACCTAGATCGGATTGCCAATTTTTCTTTTTGTCAACTCTGGCATGGTTATTGGATTCTTGtccattcaatcattttcaataacGATTTGTGGTGTAATTTACTCCAAAGAATGATCATAGTTATGAATTATGTGAGGCCCCTCTTCATATATACAGGTTTAAAAATTTCAGTTGTGTTTAGATGCTGGGATATTTGTGCAAGTTCCTGCAGGttataatcatcacaagttctgagATTATATGGAATTACCATTCACAGGTAAGTTGTGCCAATCGGTTGTTGTTTTATTGTTTTTAACTTATTCTGTATTGGTAGACAAGAAGCAAAAtttggtaatttttatttatttccttggtTTAGACAAAGAATGAATTCATTCGAGATATGGTTGCAATTTCAGTTAAATGAATTTGTTAGCAACGCAGTGAAAATGCCTCATATTAAGCCGAAATGTATGTAGAGGTCTTTGTCTATCATTTTTGGAGCTACACTGTTTTATTATTAATTTGACACTTATAATACTTTTAATTAGCAATGTCGCGTGGTCTTTGTCTATCATTTTTGGAGCTACACTGTTTTATTATTAATTTGACACTTCATAATACTTTTAATTAGCAATGTCTGTAATTACCAGGATTCATCCAGACTGCTCATATTGACTTGGTTGAGTAATGCAAATCACTTTTGTCTTAAATGGCATTTACTTTTCGTTTGGTTGATTTTAATAGAAATGAACATTGTCCCAAATGAGGTCATAAACGGAACTTATGGAACACAAGTGGCTGGGTAACTGTTATGAGTCAAAAGGCTGGAGGAGCACAATGCAGATAATTTCCCATCAGCCAACATGTCAATGGTTCAAAATAGAGCATTCTCTTGCAAAATAGGCCTTACAAATTGATTCCATTTATGAATCGGTTACAAAGAATGGTGGAATGTAATGTTGCATGTAATTGAAAATCAAGGCAATTTAGAGTTTGTTCAAGAACTGGATGAAAATAGTATGGGAATGGAAACTAATGCTATATTTGGAGTTTATTTCATGTAAACTGATCTTAGTCTGGATTCTATACGATATATCATATtttacatgcatattaaatgacAGATCTTGCACTCCGCTCATATTAAGTTTTGACTTTGGTCAACTTGATCTTCCAGGTAATATATGCGAGTTGATACCAAATTGGAGATATGTACTAAGAAATTATTGATTTAGAGACTACAATGTTTACCAAGTCTGTAGCACCTTCCTAACTAAGTGTTACCAACGTAGGTGGATTCTATGGTCAACAATTTGTACTTAACCTTTCCCAATGTGTAATGATAATTTTTTCAGGGATCCTAAATGTTTTCCAGTTTAGCAGATCGTGCTACAAAGCTGTTATTAACTCATCTTCTGAAAAAGAGTGGACTTTGAATTGGGATTCTTGCATTAAAATCAGATGACAAGCTCCTGGACTCCAAGCATTAATGTAAAAACATTCAAAGACCAAGTTTGACTAATGAGGTAAAAAGTAACAAGGAAGATAATCTGCAAATGTATCACAGGTTAACATCTATTTTTAGGATGTACTTAGCCATGTATTGAAATAGCTAATTGAAGAGCCCAACTCTAGCTTGCTTTCCATTAAATGGTTTGTATTTCTTTGACACATTTCTATCCCTACTTGTTTGTCTTCTTATTGAATGTTTCATTAACATGTAGAAAACGTGTCAAGCAAATTAGGGATTGATTTATGTTTGGCTAATCCAAGGGATCTGGACCTCCATTAAAAGAAAGGTATTGAAATAGCTAATTGAAGAGCCCAACTCTAGCTTGCTTTCCATTAAATGGTTTGTATTTCTTTGACACATTTCTATCCCTACTTGTTTGTCTTCTTATTGAATGTTTTTCTTCATTAACATGTAGAAAACGTGTCAAGCAAATCAGGAATTGATTTCTGTTTGGCTAATCCAAGGGATCTGGACCTCCATTAAA from Cryptomeria japonica chromosome 3, Sugi_1.0, whole genome shotgun sequence harbors:
- the LOC131070784 gene encoding protein TIC 20-v, chloroplastic, whose product is MAASLSLAASSLSNLHSPKISTAFVSTAKFLSVGTSSRSGFDFPILKKSMVVLCSGNNNNTPSVPAADRLIAAVGYFLPFFDGVQYGRFFLTEFPSAQLLLEPLLPAIRAYRSFPFASILVFFVFYFSVVRNPNLSRYVRFNVMQAIVLDVILIFPELVDRSFGFDGGLGLSLLISFDNTVFLFLLTCLVYGSSSCLLGQAPRLPLVADAADSQVL